In one window of Pseudodesulfovibrio sediminis DNA:
- a CDS encoding efflux RND transporter permease subunit, protein MSTASYRTPKGPIAWMAGNSVAANLLMVLLLVGGLIFAFQIKQEVFPEFSEDTVSVSISYPGASPEEVEQGIVLAVEQAVQGLDGVKEVTSSASEGSGSITVEALEGADLQKLTQDIKTEVDGITSFPEEAEDPVISEVSHQRQVLSIMLWGNESGVTLRELAEQLRSQIIAASGVTQAELSEVSDLQISIEISQEKLRTYNLTLQGVADILEEASIDMPGGGIKAESGEILVRMKERRDYGRDFARIPVVTGSDGTQVLLEDIATITDGFKDDDIVTTYNGQPAIRVDVYRVGDQTPISVSDSVKKTLASFQQQLPSSVSVKVLNDMSEVYGQRMDLLLSNGYMGLALVFIFLALFLDPRLAFWVAMGIPISFLGCFLILPLLGVSINMITMFAFLIALGIVVDDAIVVGENVFTMREQGMPPLQAAIEGARSIAMPVIFSVLTNVVAFMPLLFIPGVMGKMFWSIPVVVISVFAISLVESLFVLPAHLGHMKEGRQSRIMDWVAHYQQRVAKGLLRFIQRVYRPILDACVTWRYLTISIGVGLLALTCAYVLSGRLGFTMMPKVESDYAYAQVELPYGSAVSRTKAVRDHFLAAATRVMEANGGDMLVEGVDTKIGGAGRDISGSHVVKIKVYLTPSDVRPISTDEFVQEWRREVGEVPGLEAVSFASDKGGPGAGDALEFELSHSDVTTLESAAHDLAKILGDYPRVSDVDDGFSPGKQQLDFTITPAGLSLGLTAQDVASQVRAAYYGTEVLRQQRGRNEVKVVVRRPENERVSEYNLDELMIMTPGDQEVLLRDVVNVKRGRAYTVIKRCDGRRVLSVTADVTPRDQATQVMQSVLSEAIPELVQKYPGLSCSMQGMQADMSESTASMISGLLLAMLGIYGLLAIPFKSYVQPLIIMACIPFGAVGAVLGHVFMGYSIGLMSLLGIVALSGVVVNDSLVFIDYTNIMRRKGMCAHDALLEAGTARFRPILLTTLTTFSGLAPMILETSRQAKFLIPMAVSLGFGILFATAITLLLVPAMYMILEDVLTHARGWFSKPDDPVLPQTDVPAPSAR, encoded by the coding sequence ATGAGTACTGCATCATACAGAACACCGAAAGGCCCCATAGCGTGGATGGCGGGCAACTCGGTTGCCGCCAACCTTCTGATGGTCCTGCTGTTGGTGGGCGGACTGATATTCGCTTTTCAGATCAAGCAGGAAGTCTTCCCCGAGTTCTCGGAAGACACGGTCTCCGTGTCCATATCCTATCCCGGCGCAAGCCCGGAAGAGGTGGAGCAGGGGATTGTTCTCGCTGTTGAACAGGCCGTACAGGGATTGGACGGGGTGAAAGAGGTCACGTCTTCTGCCTCCGAAGGAAGTGGAAGTATCACTGTCGAGGCGCTCGAAGGGGCAGACCTGCAAAAGCTCACCCAGGACATCAAGACCGAGGTGGACGGGATCACCTCCTTTCCCGAAGAAGCCGAGGACCCGGTCATTTCCGAGGTCTCCCATCAGCGTCAGGTGCTCTCGATCATGCTCTGGGGCAATGAGTCGGGGGTGACTCTGCGTGAACTGGCCGAGCAGTTGCGCTCGCAGATCATCGCCGCTTCCGGGGTGACGCAGGCGGAACTCAGCGAGGTCAGTGATCTGCAGATTTCCATCGAAATATCACAGGAAAAACTGCGTACGTACAACCTGACCCTGCAGGGTGTGGCCGACATACTTGAAGAAGCCTCCATTGATATGCCCGGCGGCGGCATCAAGGCGGAGTCCGGTGAGATTCTCGTGCGCATGAAGGAGCGCCGTGATTACGGGCGCGACTTCGCCCGCATCCCTGTTGTGACGGGGAGTGACGGCACACAGGTGCTGCTCGAAGATATCGCCACGATTACCGATGGATTCAAGGACGATGATATTGTCACCACATACAATGGGCAACCGGCCATTCGTGTGGATGTCTATCGCGTTGGAGATCAGACGCCTATTTCCGTCTCTGATTCCGTAAAGAAAACCCTTGCTTCGTTCCAGCAACAGTTGCCTTCAAGCGTTTCGGTCAAGGTCTTGAATGACATGTCCGAGGTCTACGGTCAGCGCATGGATCTCCTCTTGAGCAACGGGTACATGGGGTTGGCGCTGGTATTCATTTTTCTGGCCCTGTTCCTCGACCCCAGGCTCGCCTTCTGGGTTGCCATGGGTATTCCCATTTCCTTTCTCGGATGTTTCCTGATTCTGCCCCTGTTGGGTGTGAGCATCAACATGATCACCATGTTCGCCTTTCTCATTGCACTGGGTATCGTGGTTGATGACGCCATTGTGGTGGGCGAGAACGTGTTCACCATGCGAGAACAGGGTATGCCGCCACTCCAGGCGGCCATTGAAGGGGCACGAAGCATTGCCATGCCCGTCATTTTCAGCGTGCTCACCAATGTGGTGGCCTTTATGCCGCTGTTATTCATTCCGGGTGTCATGGGTAAGATGTTCTGGTCCATCCCCGTGGTGGTCATCAGCGTGTTCGCCATTTCATTGGTGGAGAGTCTGTTCGTGCTGCCTGCCCATCTGGGGCATATGAAAGAAGGGCGGCAGAGTCGTATCATGGACTGGGTTGCGCACTATCAGCAGCGTGTGGCAAAGGGGTTGCTCCGCTTTATCCAGCGTGTGTACCGCCCGATCCTTGATGCCTGTGTCACCTGGCGATATCTCACGATTTCCATCGGAGTGGGGCTGTTGGCCCTCACCTGTGCCTATGTCTTGAGCGGCCGGCTCGGGTTTACCATGATGCCCAAGGTGGAGTCCGATTACGCCTACGCGCAAGTCGAGCTGCCCTACGGCTCTGCCGTCAGCAGAACTAAGGCCGTGCGAGACCATTTTCTGGCGGCGGCCACACGGGTCATGGAAGCCAATGGCGGTGACATGCTGGTTGAAGGTGTGGACACGAAGATCGGTGGCGCCGGTCGGGATATCTCCGGCAGCCATGTGGTCAAGATCAAGGTCTATCTCACTCCGAGTGATGTTCGGCCCATTTCCACGGATGAATTCGTACAGGAATGGCGACGGGAAGTGGGCGAGGTGCCCGGTCTGGAAGCCGTCTCCTTTGCCTCGGACAAGGGCGGTCCCGGTGCCGGTGATGCGCTTGAGTTCGAGTTGAGTCATTCCGATGTCACCACCCTGGAGTCTGCGGCGCATGATCTGGCCAAGATACTGGGCGATTATCCGCGAGTGTCTGATGTGGACGATGGGTTTTCACCCGGCAAGCAACAGCTTGATTTCACCATTACACCGGCTGGTTTGAGCCTTGGGCTGACAGCGCAGGATGTCGCCAGCCAGGTTCGGGCTGCCTATTATGGCACCGAGGTCCTGCGGCAGCAGCGTGGGCGCAATGAAGTCAAAGTGGTTGTTCGCCGCCCGGAAAACGAGCGTGTTTCCGAGTATAATCTTGATGAACTCATGATCATGACACCGGGCGACCAGGAAGTCCTGTTGCGTGATGTCGTGAACGTCAAGCGAGGCCGCGCCTATACGGTTATCAAGCGTTGTGACGGTCGTCGGGTTTTGTCCGTGACTGCGGATGTGACGCCCCGTGATCAGGCCACGCAGGTCATGCAGAGCGTGTTGTCGGAAGCCATACCGGAACTCGTTCAGAAGTACCCCGGCCTGTCCTGCTCCATGCAGGGCATGCAGGCGGACATGAGTGAGTCCACTGCCAGCATGATATCGGGGTTACTCCTGGCAATGCTGGGTATTTACGGCTTGCTCGCCATTCCCTTCAAGAGCTATGTGCAGCCGCTGATCATCATGGCGTGCATTCCCTTTGGCGCAGTGGGCGCGGTTTTGGGGCATGTCTTCATGGGCTACTCTATCGGACTCATGAGTCTGCTTGGCATCGTGGCCCTGTCCGGTGTCGTGGTGAACGATTCTCTGGTCTTCATCGACTATACCAACATCATGCGTCGCAAGGGCATGTGCGCCCACGATGCGTTGCTGGAAGCGGGAACCGCCCGGTTCCGGCCCATCCTGCTTACGACCCTGACCACCTTCAGCGGGTTGGCTCCCATGATTCTGGAGACCTCGCGTCAAGCCAAGTTCCTCATTCCCATGGCAGTCTCCCTTGGGTTCGGTATCCTGTTCGCTACCGCGATCACGTTGCTGCTGGTGCCGGCCATGTATATGATATTGGAGGATGTTCTCACGCATGCTCGTGGCTGGTTCTCCAAGCCAGACGATCCCGTTTTGCCACAGACGGATGTACCCGCTCCCTCCGCCCGATAA
- a CDS encoding dienelactone hydrolase family protein, with protein MQILLATEIWGRTSHVDEMVRVLERCSHTVTVIDPYAGSDPAFVSEEEAYSRYQEVCGHGEYARRVAQALERAAGPVCLVGFSAGAGAVWSAVTEAKVGPAVGAIGFYGSSIRTMMQRIPHIPVTLIFPCHEAHFDVGGVVEVLQDLPETACHVVPYGHGFMNPLSDNYSAKGHALWTRWLLEQIASMARP; from the coding sequence ATGCAGATTCTTCTTGCTACGGAGATATGGGGACGGACGTCACACGTGGATGAGATGGTGCGCGTATTGGAGCGCTGTTCTCATACGGTCACTGTGATTGATCCGTATGCGGGGAGCGACCCTGCTTTTGTCAGTGAGGAAGAGGCGTATAGCCGGTATCAGGAGGTCTGTGGTCACGGCGAATATGCCCGGCGGGTTGCGCAGGCGCTTGAGCGGGCAGCAGGCCCGGTATGCCTGGTGGGTTTCAGTGCAGGGGCTGGCGCGGTCTGGTCAGCGGTTACTGAAGCGAAGGTCGGCCCGGCAGTCGGTGCCATCGGGTTTTATGGCTCGTCAATCCGCACAATGATGCAGCGCATTCCTCATATTCCGGTAACATTGATTTTTCCTTGTCATGAAGCGCATTTTGATGTCGGAGGTGTGGTCGAGGTCCTTCAGGACCTGCCCGAGACCGCCTGCCATGTGGTTCCCTATGGCCACGGTTTCATGAACCCCTTGTCAGACAACTACTCGGCCAAAGGGCACGCCTTGTGGACGCGGTGGCTGCTGGAGCAGATTGCGTCGATGGCTAGGCCTTGA
- a CDS encoding HAMP domain-containing sensor histidine kinase → MKIGGLYFRMLLAFVVVQLIAILTMFTLVHIGKIRPPFTQNAKERTYAAKRLVEHELAGAKAISPDLKSTLNSMLQTFASAFQGKIWVTNQYGDIVSSSFQGPVPLTGNETIDVQEKTSDGDTLYLMERNNHKNMYLVGAIPFHNDTLTIHVLHQWKMHREKVWFMEGLLLMSFIAALLLIPVSRKLARPLNALTDSAEQVARGDFSPRVNVTGSGEISVLANAFNHMAENLERIVQGSQELTANLSHELRSPLARIRISQQIIMERLESGRTDGTRKHVEKMEREIDHMDGLIDKILKLSKLDMQETPPHDDVVTVKDLIAKTVNRHQPLIDDKSMHVVQSHADVPPLHCNRDSLQIALDNVLVNAIKYSADKSTITVSTEFDGEETIIRVTNPYPPLSPEEREAIFIPFKRLGYDEQDGNGLGLAFAKKIITEHGGSMHATSQNDTFCMTLRLKA, encoded by the coding sequence ATGAAGATAGGCGGCCTCTATTTTCGCATGCTACTGGCCTTCGTGGTGGTCCAACTGATAGCCATACTCACCATGTTCACCCTGGTCCACATAGGCAAGATTCGCCCGCCGTTCACCCAGAATGCAAAGGAACGGACCTATGCTGCCAAACGTCTGGTCGAGCATGAACTCGCCGGAGCCAAAGCGATCTCCCCCGACCTGAAAAGTACATTGAATTCCATGCTGCAAACGTTCGCCAGCGCTTTTCAGGGAAAGATATGGGTGACGAATCAATACGGAGACATCGTCAGCAGTTCCTTTCAAGGTCCTGTCCCCCTCACCGGGAATGAGACCATCGATGTGCAAGAAAAGACCTCCGATGGGGACACGCTCTACCTGATGGAACGCAACAACCACAAGAACATGTACCTTGTGGGAGCCATCCCGTTTCACAACGACACCCTGACCATCCATGTGCTGCATCAATGGAAGATGCACCGGGAAAAAGTCTGGTTTATGGAAGGGTTGCTGCTCATGTCCTTCATTGCGGCCCTGCTGCTCATCCCTGTCTCGCGAAAACTGGCACGCCCGCTCAATGCTTTGACGGATTCCGCCGAGCAGGTGGCGCGCGGCGATTTTTCCCCACGCGTCAACGTCACCGGATCAGGCGAAATATCCGTGCTCGCCAACGCATTCAATCACATGGCCGAAAATCTGGAAAGAATCGTCCAGGGAAGCCAGGAGCTCACAGCCAACCTTTCCCACGAACTCCGCAGTCCGCTTGCACGTATTCGTATTTCCCAGCAGATAATCATGGAACGGCTGGAATCGGGCAGAACCGACGGCACCCGTAAGCATGTGGAAAAGATGGAACGGGAGATCGACCATATGGATGGTTTGATCGACAAGATTCTCAAGCTCTCCAAGCTCGACATGCAGGAAACACCGCCCCATGACGACGTGGTGACCGTCAAAGACCTGATCGCCAAAACGGTCAACCGCCATCAGCCGCTCATAGATGACAAATCCATGCACGTGGTCCAGTCACACGCGGACGTCCCCCCGCTGCACTGTAACCGAGACAGCCTGCAGATTGCCCTCGACAATGTGCTGGTAAACGCCATCAAGTACAGCGCAGACAAGAGCACCATCACCGTCTCAACCGAGTTCGACGGGGAGGAAACAATCATCCGCGTGACCAATCCGTATCCCCCGCTGTCACCGGAAGAACGCGAGGCGATCTTCATCCCCTTCAAACGACTGGGCTATGACGAGCAGGACGGCAACGGTCTGGGGCTGGCTTTTGCCAAAAAGATCATCACGGAACATGGTGGAAGCATGCATGCAACCAGCCAGAACGACACGTTCTGCATGACCCTGCGCCTCAAGGCCTAG
- a CDS encoding efflux transporter outer membrane subunit has protein sequence MSGCSPFKPTPRVEPMAPLPVAFTMYSDDEPDPGKWWKDFGNAELNSMVEKALAANFDIEQAWSTLRQLGASATQASADKYPTLDMTGDYSHTREHDGDARKTTRTENHSIGLSAGYEVDLWGRIQANANSGDLDYLASREDLHTVAMTVAGEVVEHWLEIQTQRKKKRIVQEQIKANKTYLELIELRFRNSISTALDVYQQRQNLAQVTALLPPIESEEQLLMHELALLMGQPVGSIEVSDAELPELGELPGLGLPADLLANRPDIRAAGMNLSSADWLVSAARADRLPSLSLTGTGAYSGTQLATVFNNWALGLAASIVGPIFDGGYREAEVEKARGVVDERLSVYKETVYTAFKEVEDALVQEKWQRKYVDDRNLQLDAARTSLSEAISRYIQGLDDYLPVLSALLSVQELEISMAEEQTNLLLYRVALHRALGGTWADSMEPPVADTPSSDTPTSNEG, from the coding sequence ATGAGTGGCTGCTCCCCCTTCAAACCCACACCGAGGGTTGAACCGATGGCGCCGCTTCCGGTCGCCTTTACCATGTATTCGGATGACGAACCTGATCCGGGGAAATGGTGGAAGGATTTCGGCAACGCGGAACTCAATTCCATGGTGGAGAAGGCCCTGGCCGCCAATTTCGATATTGAGCAGGCATGGTCCACCCTCCGGCAACTGGGCGCATCCGCCACACAGGCGAGCGCGGACAAATATCCGACCCTGGATATGACTGGCGACTACTCCCACACACGGGAGCATGACGGCGACGCCAGGAAAACAACCCGGACGGAAAACCATTCCATCGGATTGAGTGCCGGGTATGAAGTGGACCTGTGGGGCCGTATTCAGGCCAATGCCAATTCAGGGGACCTTGATTATCTTGCCAGTCGGGAGGACCTGCATACCGTTGCCATGACAGTGGCCGGCGAGGTCGTGGAGCATTGGCTGGAGATTCAGACACAGCGCAAGAAAAAGCGCATCGTGCAGGAGCAGATCAAGGCCAACAAGACGTATCTTGAGCTGATCGAACTGCGATTTCGCAATTCCATATCAACGGCATTGGACGTGTACCAGCAGCGGCAGAATCTGGCGCAGGTGACCGCGCTGCTGCCCCCCATCGAGTCCGAGGAGCAACTGCTCATGCATGAGCTGGCCCTGCTCATGGGACAACCTGTAGGAAGTATCGAGGTCAGCGACGCCGAGCTTCCCGAACTGGGCGAACTCCCTGGTCTGGGTCTGCCTGCCGATCTGCTCGCCAACCGACCGGACATCCGCGCGGCTGGTATGAATCTGTCTTCGGCGGACTGGCTGGTCTCTGCCGCCAGGGCCGATCGTCTGCCTTCCCTGAGCCTGACCGGAACCGGTGCGTATTCCGGTACCCAATTGGCTACGGTGTTCAATAACTGGGCGCTTGGCCTGGCCGCGTCCATTGTCGGTCCCATATTTGATGGCGGGTATCGCGAGGCCGAGGTTGAAAAGGCGCGTGGTGTCGTTGACGAGAGGCTGTCTGTCTACAAGGAGACGGTCTACACCGCGTTCAAGGAAGTGGAAGACGCGCTGGTTCAGGAGAAGTGGCAGAGGAAGTATGTGGACGACCGAAACCTGCAACTCGATGCGGCCCGTACCAGCCTGTCCGAAGCTATCAGCCGCTATATACAGGGACTGGATGATTATCTGCCCGTGTTGAGCGCCCTGCTCTCCGTACAGGAACTGGAAATTTCAATGGCCGAAGAGCAAACCAACCTGCTCCTGTATCGCGTGGCATTGCACCGCGCTCTGGGCGGCACGTGGGCTGATTCCATGGAACCTCCCGTGGCCGACACACCATCATCCGACACACCCACAAGTAACGAGGGATAA
- a CDS encoding efflux RND transporter periplasmic adaptor subunit, with translation MNTLFTRAGALFNFKIILPVVIIILASAGAYATVATAPKARKRPQAVIHPTVDTQRISMGDHQVWVPVMGTVTAAREISLESRVSGEVQTVSPNFVPGGFFAQGEEILRINPEDYELALSEVKADVTTAEYDLKLEQGYQKVSAREWNLLKGSSNGTEADSELALRKPHLEKAKADLKAAMATLEQARLNLKRTRITAPFASTVETKSTDVGAAVSEQETLATLVGTDEFWVEASVPVDRLDWISIPVNDKAEGSVARIISGSGTRKTVREGRVVRLLPSLESEGRMARVIISVKDPLNLEGRVDVKPLLLDSYVTVQIDGGTLNNVYTIPRSAYHENGSVWILGSDGTLDIRTVNSVWRENEVIVLADGLADGETLVTSTVSAPVQGMKLRSASTASASEGAQGVAGVVGEVTNGGAQ, from the coding sequence ATGAATACTCTGTTTACCAGGGCAGGAGCCTTGTTCAATTTCAAGATCATACTGCCGGTCGTGATCATCATACTGGCGTCAGCAGGGGCATACGCCACGGTGGCGACCGCCCCCAAGGCCAGGAAAAGGCCGCAGGCCGTCATTCATCCCACGGTGGATACACAGCGCATTTCCATGGGTGATCATCAGGTGTGGGTTCCGGTCATGGGTACGGTGACCGCCGCCCGTGAGATCTCGTTGGAATCGAGGGTCTCCGGTGAAGTGCAGACCGTCAGTCCCAACTTTGTTCCGGGCGGATTCTTTGCTCAAGGCGAAGAAATCCTCCGCATCAATCCCGAGGACTATGAATTGGCGCTGAGCGAGGTCAAGGCCGACGTGACCACGGCGGAATACGACCTCAAGCTGGAGCAGGGGTATCAGAAAGTCTCTGCTCGCGAATGGAATCTGCTCAAGGGATCGTCCAATGGGACGGAGGCCGACTCCGAACTCGCTCTGCGCAAGCCTCATCTGGAAAAGGCCAAGGCTGACCTGAAGGCGGCCATGGCCACGCTTGAACAGGCCAGACTGAATTTGAAGCGCACTCGTATCACCGCTCCGTTTGCCTCTACCGTGGAGACAAAGTCCACGGATGTCGGGGCTGCCGTGTCAGAGCAGGAAACATTGGCCACGCTGGTCGGCACGGATGAATTCTGGGTTGAGGCTTCGGTTCCGGTGGATCGTCTGGATTGGATTTCCATTCCGGTCAATGACAAGGCGGAAGGATCTGTTGCCCGCATCATCAGTGGCAGCGGGACGCGGAAGACCGTTCGTGAAGGGCGTGTCGTTCGTCTGTTGCCGTCGCTTGAAAGTGAAGGGCGCATGGCTCGCGTGATTATCTCGGTCAAGGACCCCTTGAATCTTGAAGGGCGTGTCGATGTCAAACCGTTGCTCCTTGACAGCTATGTCACGGTTCAGATTGACGGTGGCACCCTGAACAATGTCTATACCATCCCCCGTTCCGCCTATCATGAGAACGGGAGCGTATGGATTCTCGGTAGCGACGGAACATTGGATATCCGTACCGTGAATTCGGTCTGGCGTGAGAACGAGGTCATCGTTCTGGCCGATGGCCTGGCAGATGGTGAAACCCTTGTAACGTCGACAGTGTCCGCGCCTGTACAGGGTATGAAGCTCCGTTCGGCTTCCACTGCGTCCGCATCCGAAGGCGCGCAGGGAGTGGCGGGAGTCGTCGGTGAAGTCACGAATGGAGGTGCTCAATGA
- a CDS encoding response regulator translates to METTGPILLIDDDAMLRELVVEYLEEYGFTVHTLPNGLKAVETIQSISPSTVILDVMMPGKDGLEVLREIRTVSTVPVIMLTAKGEDTDRIVGLELGADDYMAKPFNPRELLARIKAVLRRFETAMHEGTGKADSTTLSAGGLTLNIPKQTLLVDDTELELAPTEFRLLKVLMSNVDKALTRDNLMDLVWDKDFSAYDRSIDVHISKLRSQLKLFEKHAKRIKTVWGTGYMFVGEA, encoded by the coding sequence ATGGAAACAACTGGTCCCATCCTGCTCATAGACGACGATGCGATGCTCCGGGAACTCGTGGTGGAATACCTTGAGGAATACGGCTTTACCGTCCACACCCTGCCCAACGGTCTGAAGGCGGTGGAAACGATACAGTCGATATCTCCCAGCACGGTTATTCTGGATGTCATGATGCCCGGCAAGGACGGCCTGGAAGTCCTCCGCGAAATCCGCACGGTCTCGACCGTTCCCGTGATCATGCTCACGGCCAAGGGCGAAGACACCGACCGCATTGTCGGTCTGGAACTCGGAGCGGACGACTATATGGCAAAGCCCTTTAATCCTCGCGAGTTGCTGGCGCGTATCAAGGCCGTGCTCAGACGATTTGAAACCGCCATGCACGAAGGAACCGGCAAAGCCGATTCCACAACCCTCTCCGCGGGCGGGCTGACCCTCAATATACCCAAACAGACACTGCTGGTGGATGACACCGAACTGGAACTGGCCCCCACTGAATTTCGTCTTCTCAAGGTGCTGATGTCCAACGTGGACAAGGCACTGACGCGCGACAACCTCATGGACTTGGTATGGGACAAGGATTTTTCCGCCTATGACCGCAGCATAGACGTGCACATCAGCAAGCTGCGCTCTCAGCTCAAGCTGTTTGAAAAACACGCCAAGCGGATCAAGACCGTCTGGGGAACCGGCTATATGTTCGTAGGTGAAGCATGA